One Pseudomonas sp. FP1742 genomic window carries:
- the tag gene encoding DNA-3-methyladenine glycosylase I yields MPRCFWCTEDPLYMAYHDQEWGTPLRDAQGLFELLLLEGFQAGLSWITVLRKRERYREVLFGFDVQRVAQMSDAEIDELMLDPGIIRNRLKLNAARRNAQAWLELEDPVAFLWSFVGGTPVINHFKDRSEVPAVTPAAIEMSKGLKKAGFTFVGPTICYALMQASGMVMDHTLDCDRYATLANGG; encoded by the coding sequence ATGCCACGCTGCTTTTGGTGTACCGAAGATCCGCTGTACATGGCTTATCACGATCAGGAGTGGGGCACGCCGCTACGCGATGCGCAGGGATTGTTCGAGTTGCTTTTGCTCGAAGGGTTCCAGGCCGGGCTTTCCTGGATCACTGTATTGCGCAAGCGAGAGCGTTATCGCGAGGTGCTGTTCGGCTTCGACGTGCAGCGCGTGGCGCAGATGAGCGATGCGGAAATCGATGAACTGATGCTCGATCCGGGGATCATCCGCAATCGTCTCAAACTCAACGCAGCCCGGCGCAATGCCCAGGCCTGGCTGGAGCTGGAAGACCCGGTGGCGTTTCTCTGGTCGTTCGTCGGCGGCACGCCGGTGATCAATCATTTCAAGGATCGCAGTGAAGTGCCGGCGGTGACACCGGCCGCCATCGAGATGAGCAAAGGCCTGAAAAAAGCCGGCTTCACGTTCGTCGGCCCGACCATTTGTTACGCGCTGATGCAGGCTTCAGGCATGGTCATGGACCACACCCTGGATTGCGATCGCTACGCCACCTTGGCGAACGGCGGTTAG
- a CDS encoding LysM peptidoglycan-binding domain-containing protein has translation MRKSLLALLLLASAGFAHGQVQLREGFPQQYTVVAGDTLWDISGKYLREPWQWPQLWQANPQIENPNLIYPGDTLSLVYVNGQPRLTVNRGASRGTIKLSPRIRTSPVADAIPSIPLKSINSFLLSNRIVNKAEDFDKAPYIVAGDAERVLSGTGDRIFARGHFDPAQPVYGIFRQGKVYIDPQSKEFLGINADDIGGGEIIATEGDVATLALQRTTQEVRLGDRLFSGEERSINSTFMPSAPTTDINGLIIDVPRGVTQIGALDVVTLNKGQRDGLAEGNVLVVMKTGETVRDRITGQPLKIPDERAGLLMVFRTYDKLSYGLVLNASRSLAVMDKVRNP, from the coding sequence ATGAGGAAATCACTACTCGCCTTGCTCCTTCTGGCCTCGGCCGGTTTTGCGCACGGGCAAGTGCAACTCAGGGAAGGTTTTCCACAGCAATACACCGTGGTGGCAGGGGACACACTCTGGGACATTTCCGGCAAATACCTGCGTGAGCCGTGGCAGTGGCCGCAGCTGTGGCAGGCCAATCCACAAATCGAAAACCCCAATCTCATCTATCCCGGCGATACGCTGTCGCTGGTCTACGTCAACGGTCAGCCGCGGCTGACCGTCAATCGCGGTGCTTCCCGGGGCACCATCAAGCTGTCGCCACGCATTCGCACCTCTCCGGTGGCAGATGCCATTCCGAGCATTCCGCTGAAATCGATCAACAGCTTTCTGCTGAGCAACCGCATCGTCAACAAGGCCGAGGATTTCGACAAGGCGCCCTACATCGTTGCCGGCGATGCCGAACGGGTGCTCAGTGGCACTGGCGATCGAATTTTCGCGCGCGGCCATTTCGACCCGGCACAACCGGTCTACGGCATCTTCCGTCAGGGCAAGGTCTACATCGATCCGCAGAGCAAGGAGTTCCTGGGGATCAACGCCGACGACATCGGCGGCGGCGAGATCATCGCCACTGAGGGCGACGTCGCTACCCTGGCCTTGCAGCGCACTACGCAAGAGGTACGACTCGGCGACCGGCTGTTCAGCGGCGAGGAGCGCTCGATCAATTCGACCTTCATGCCCAGTGCGCCAACCACCGACATCAATGGCCTGATCATCGATGTGCCGCGTGGGGTCACCCAGATTGGCGCGCTGGATGTCGTCACGCTGAACAAAGGGCAGCGCGATGGCTTGGCCGAAGGCAATGTGCTGGTGGTGATGAAGACTGGCGAAACCGTGCGCGACCGGATCACCGGTCAGCCCTTGAAAATCCCCGACGAACGGGCCGGTTTGCTGATGGTTTTCCGCACCTACGACAAGCTCAGCTATGGGCTGGTCCTTAACGCATCGCGCTCCTTGGCGGTGATGGACAAGGTGCGAAATCCTTAA
- the rsmB gene encoding 16S rRNA (cytosine(967)-C(5))-methyltransferase RsmB, with the protein MNPRLAAAKALAAVLNGKASLNSSLPTQMDKVEDRDRGFTQDLAFGTARWQPRLSALAAKLLQKPFKAADADVEALLLVGLYQLLYTRVPAHAAIGETVGCADKLKKPWAKALLNAVLRRAQRESEALLAELERDPVVRTAHPRWLQKSLKAFWPEQWEAICAANNAHPPMILRVNRRHHTRDAYLGLLSDAGVAATPCVYSRDGIILDTAADVRSLPGFAEGWISVQDEAAQLAADLLDLAPGQRVLDACCAPGGKTCHILEAEPKLAGVVAVDLEAKRLVRVRENLARLGLSAELIAADGRDTATWWDGKPFQRILLDAPCSATGVIRRHPDIKLTRQPDDIAALAVLQGELLDAMWITLEVGGILLYATCSTLPTENTEVIEAFLARTPGARELDLATTAGIKQPHGRQLLAQEGGHDGFYYAKLIKIAAARG; encoded by the coding sequence ATGAACCCACGTCTGGCCGCCGCCAAGGCACTTGCTGCCGTTCTTAACGGAAAAGCCTCACTCAACAGTTCTCTGCCGACGCAAATGGACAAGGTTGAAGACCGTGATCGCGGCTTCACCCAGGACCTGGCGTTCGGCACGGCTCGCTGGCAGCCGCGCTTGTCGGCGTTGGCGGCCAAGCTGCTGCAAAAGCCGTTCAAGGCGGCTGATGCCGATGTCGAGGCGCTGTTGCTGGTGGGGCTTTATCAACTGCTCTATACCCGCGTGCCGGCTCACGCCGCCATCGGCGAAACCGTCGGTTGCGCCGACAAACTGAAAAAACCGTGGGCCAAAGCCTTGCTCAACGCCGTACTGCGCCGCGCCCAACGGGAAAGTGAAGCGCTGCTGGCCGAGCTGGAACGCGACCCGGTGGTGCGCACCGCCCACCCGCGCTGGTTGCAAAAATCCCTCAAGGCCTTCTGGCCTGAACAATGGGAAGCCATTTGTGCAGCGAACAACGCGCATCCGCCGATGATTCTGCGGGTGAATCGTCGTCATCATACTCGCGACGCTTACCTCGGCTTGCTGAGCGACGCCGGTGTGGCCGCCACGCCCTGCGTTTACAGTCGCGACGGCATCATCCTCGACACCGCTGCCGACGTGCGCAGCCTGCCAGGGTTCGCTGAAGGCTGGATCAGCGTGCAGGACGAAGCCGCACAACTGGCCGCCGATCTGCTGGACCTGGCGCCGGGCCAACGGGTGCTGGACGCCTGCTGCGCACCGGGCGGCAAGACCTGCCACATCCTTGAGGCCGAGCCCAAACTGGCCGGCGTGGTGGCCGTGGATCTGGAAGCCAAGCGTCTGGTGCGGGTGCGGGAAAACCTCGCACGCCTGGGCCTGAGCGCAGAATTGATTGCCGCCGACGGTCGCGACACCGCCACCTGGTGGGACGGCAAACCGTTCCAGCGCATTCTGCTCGACGCGCCATGCTCGGCCACCGGGGTGATCCGCCGTCACCCGGATATCAAACTGACCCGCCAACCCGACGACATCGCCGCACTGGCGGTGCTTCAGGGCGAACTGCTCGACGCCATGTGGATAACTCTGGAGGTGGGCGGCATTCTGCTTTACGCCACCTGCTCCACGCTGCCGACCGAAAACACCGAAGTCATCGAAGCGTTCCTCGCCCGCACGCCAGGCGCCCGTGAACTGGACCTCGCCACGACGGCCGGCATCAAGCAGCCCCATGGTCGCCAGTTGCTGGCCCAGGAAGGCGGCCACGACGGGTTCTACTACGCCAAGCTGATCAAGATTGCCGCCGCGCGCGGTTAA
- the trkA gene encoding Trk system potassium transporter TrkA produces the protein MKIIILGAGQVGGSLAEHLASEANDITVVDTDGERLRDLGDRLDIRTVQGRGSLPTVLRQAGADDADMLVAVTNSDETNMVACQVAHTLFHTPTKIARVREAAYLTRAELFDNEAIPVDVLISPEQVVTNYIKRLIQHPGALQVIDFAEGKAQLVAVKAYYGGPLVGQQLRQLREHMPNVETRVAAIFRRDRPILPQGDTVIEADDEVFFIAAKANIRAVMSEMRRLDESYKRIVIAGGGQIGERLAEAIESRYQVKIIEMNPARCRYLSDNLDSTVVLQGSASDRDLLLEENIADADIFLALTNDDEANIMSSLLAKRLGAKKVMTIINNPAYVDLIQGGDIDIAISPQLATIGTLLAHVRRGDIVSVHSLRRGAAEAIEAIAHGDAKSSKVIGKAIENIGLPPGTTIGAIIRDEEVIIAHDDTVIETGDHVILFLVDKKHIRDVEKLFHVGLSFF, from the coding sequence ATGAAGATCATCATCCTCGGCGCAGGGCAGGTCGGCGGTTCGCTGGCGGAACACTTGGCCAGCGAGGCCAACGACATCACCGTGGTCGACACCGATGGCGAACGCCTGCGCGACCTCGGCGATCGGCTGGACATCCGCACCGTGCAGGGTCGCGGCTCGCTGCCGACCGTGCTGCGGCAGGCCGGTGCCGACGACGCCGACATGCTGGTGGCCGTGACCAATAGTGACGAAACCAACATGGTCGCCTGTCAGGTCGCCCACACCCTGTTCCACACCCCCACCAAGATCGCCCGGGTCCGCGAAGCCGCGTACCTGACCCGCGCCGAACTGTTCGATAACGAAGCGATCCCGGTCGACGTGCTGATCAGTCCGGAGCAAGTGGTCACCAATTACATCAAGCGCCTGATCCAGCATCCGGGCGCATTGCAGGTGATCGACTTCGCCGAAGGCAAAGCGCAGCTGGTAGCGGTCAAGGCGTACTACGGCGGGCCGTTGGTGGGCCAGCAACTGCGCCAGCTACGCGAACACATGCCGAATGTCGAAACCCGCGTCGCGGCGATTTTCCGTCGTGACCGGCCAATCCTGCCCCAGGGCGATACGGTGATCGAGGCTGACGACGAAGTGTTTTTCATCGCCGCCAAAGCGAATATTCGTGCAGTGATGAGCGAAATGCGCCGCCTCGATGAAAGCTACAAACGCATCGTCATCGCCGGTGGCGGGCAGATCGGTGAACGCCTGGCCGAAGCCATCGAAAGCCGTTACCAGGTGAAGATCATCGAGATGAACCCGGCCCGCTGCCGCTACCTCTCGGACAACCTCGACAGCACCGTGGTGTTGCAGGGCAGTGCTTCGGATCGGGATCTGCTGCTGGAAGAAAACATCGCCGACGCCGATATTTTCCTGGCCCTGACCAACGATGACGAAGCCAACATCATGTCTTCGCTGCTGGCCAAGCGCCTGGGCGCGAAGAAGGTGATGACGATCATCAACAACCCGGCCTACGTCGACCTGATCCAGGGCGGCGACATCGACATCGCCATCAGCCCCCAACTGGCGACCATCGGCACCTTGCTGGCCCACGTGCGCCGCGGCGATATCGTCAGCGTGCACTCATTGCGCCGGGGCGCGGCGGAAGCCATCGAGGCCATCGCCCACGGCGATGCGAAGTCGAGCAAGGTGATCGGCAAGGCCATCGAAAACATCGGCCTGCCGCCGGGCACCACCATCGGCGCGATCATCCGCGACGAAGAAGTAATCATCGCCCACGACGACACCGTGATCGAAACCGGCGACCATGTGATTCTGTTCCTTGTGGATAAAAAGCATATTCGGGATGTGGAGAAGCTGTTCCATGTGGGGCTGAGCTTCTTCTGA
- the glyQ gene encoding glycine--tRNA ligase subunit alpha, with protein MSQPTPAVRTFQDLILALQQYWAEQGCVVLQPYDMEVGAGTFHTATFLRAIGPETWNAAYVQPSRRPTDGRYGENPNRLQHYYQFQVVLKPNPDNFQELYLGSLKHVGLDPLVHDIRFVEDNWESPTLGAWGLGWEVWLNGMEVTQFTYFQQAGGIECYPVTGEITYGLERLAMYLQGVDSVYDLVWADGPFGKVTYGDVFHQNEVEQSTYNFEHANVEKLFELFDFYESEAKRLIELDQPLPLPSYEMVLKASHTFNLLDARRAISVTARQQYILRVRTLARSVAQAYLLARAKLGFPMATPDLRDEVLAKLEAAQ; from the coding sequence GTGAGCCAGCCTACGCCAGCCGTGCGTACCTTCCAAGACTTGATCCTCGCCCTCCAGCAATACTGGGCCGAGCAAGGTTGTGTGGTACTTCAGCCCTACGATATGGAAGTAGGCGCCGGCACTTTCCACACTGCCACATTCCTGCGCGCCATCGGCCCGGAAACCTGGAACGCCGCTTATGTGCAGCCCAGTCGTCGCCCGACTGACGGCCGCTACGGTGAAAACCCGAACCGTCTGCAGCACTACTATCAGTTCCAGGTAGTGCTGAAGCCGAACCCGGACAACTTCCAGGAACTGTACCTGGGCTCCCTCAAGCACGTGGGCCTGGACCCATTGGTGCACGACATCCGTTTCGTCGAAGACAACTGGGAGTCGCCAACGCTGGGCGCCTGGGGTCTGGGCTGGGAAGTCTGGCTCAACGGCATGGAAGTGACGCAGTTCACTTACTTCCAGCAAGCGGGCGGCATCGAGTGCTACCCGGTGACCGGCGAGATCACTTACGGTCTGGAGCGTCTGGCCATGTACCTGCAAGGCGTGGACTCGGTCTACGACCTGGTCTGGGCTGACGGTCCGTTCGGCAAGGTGACCTACGGCGACGTGTTCCACCAGAACGAAGTGGAGCAGTCGACCTACAACTTCGAACACGCCAACGTCGAGAAGCTGTTCGAACTGTTCGATTTCTATGAAAGCGAAGCCAAGCGCCTGATCGAACTCGATCAGCCGCTGCCGTTGCCGAGCTATGAAATGGTGTTGAAGGCTTCCCACACCTTCAACCTGCTGGATGCGCGCCGGGCGATCTCGGTGACCGCGCGTCAGCAATACATTCTGCGTGTACGCACCCTGGCGCGTTCCGTTGCGCAAGCCTACCTGCTGGCTCGCGCCAAGCTGGGCTTCCCGATGGCGACCCCGGACCTGCGTGATGAAGTACTGGCCAAGCTGGAGGCTGCACAATGA
- the gmhB gene encoding D-glycero-beta-D-manno-heptose 1,7-bisphosphate 7-phosphatase: MLLKLLILDRDGVINYDSDAYIKSVEEWIPLPGSIEAIAQLSKAGWTVAVATNQSGIARGYYDIATLEAMHARLRELVAERGGEVGLIVYCPHGPDDGCDCRKPKPGMLKTIAAHYNVSLTNLWFVGDTLGDLEAAKAVDCQPVLVKTGKGEKTQGKTLPAGTLIFDDLAAIAAELIHN, encoded by the coding sequence CTGCTGTTGAAACTGCTGATTCTCGATCGGGACGGGGTGATCAATTACGACTCCGACGCGTACATCAAGTCGGTGGAGGAGTGGATTCCACTCCCCGGTTCGATCGAAGCGATCGCGCAGTTGAGCAAGGCTGGCTGGACGGTAGCCGTGGCTACCAATCAGTCGGGCATCGCTCGCGGCTATTACGACATCGCCACCCTGGAGGCCATGCATGCTCGCTTGCGCGAGTTGGTGGCGGAGCGGGGCGGCGAGGTCGGGCTGATCGTCTATTGCCCGCACGGGCCAGACGATGGCTGCGATTGCCGCAAGCCAAAACCGGGGATGTTGAAAACCATCGCCGCGCATTACAACGTTTCGCTGACGAATCTATGGTTCGTCGGCGATACTCTCGGTGACCTGGAAGCCGCCAAAGCCGTCGACTGTCAGCCAGTTTTGGTAAAGACCGGAAAAGGCGAAAAGACTCAGGGCAAGACCCTACCGGCAGGCACCTTGATTTTTGACGATCTGGCGGCGATTGCCGCGGAACTTATCCACAACTAA
- the glyS gene encoding glycine--tRNA ligase subunit beta: MSAQDFLVELGTEELPPKALNTLAEAFLAGIDKGLQAAGLNYESKTVYAAPRRLAVLITALATQQPDRSINLDGPPRQAAFDAEGNPTQAALGFAKKCGVELSEIDQSGPKLRYSQSIAGKPTASLMPTIVEDSLNDLPIPKRMRWGARKEEFVRPTQWLVMLLGDHVIDCTILAQKAGRDSRGHRFHHPESVRITSPANYLNDLRAAYVLADANERRELISKRTEELATMQEGTAIVPPSLLDEVTALVEWPVPLVCSFEERFLDVPQEALITTMQDNQKYFCLLDADGKLLPRFITVANIESKDPQQIIAGNEKVVRPRLTDAEFFFKQDKKQKLEEFNLRLQNVVFQEKLGSVYDKAERVSKLAAYIAARIGGNASWAARAGLLSKCDLATEMVGEFPEMQGVAGYYYALNDGEPEDVALALNEQYMPRGAGAELPTTLTGAAVAIADKLDTLVGIFGIGMLPTGSKDPYALRRAALGVLRILIDKKLDLDLNDAVAFAVNAFGAKVKAAGLNDAVLEFIFDRLRARYEDEGVDVATYLSVRALKPGSALDFDQRVQAVEAFRKLPEAAALAAVNKRVSNLLSKVEGSVPTVVEAKYFDNANEFSLYSAIQQADQAVQPMAAARQYSESLARLAALREPVDAFFEAVMVNAEDAKVRANRYALLARLRGLFLGVADISLLG; encoded by the coding sequence ATGAGTGCTCAAGATTTTCTGGTTGAACTGGGCACCGAAGAACTGCCACCCAAAGCCCTGAACACCCTGGCCGAGGCATTCCTGGCCGGTATCGACAAAGGCCTGCAAGCCGCTGGCCTGAACTACGAGAGCAAAACCGTCTACGCCGCGCCGCGTCGCCTGGCTGTGCTGATCACCGCGCTGGCCACCCAGCAGCCGGATCGCAGCATCAACCTCGACGGCCCGCCACGTCAGGCCGCGTTCGATGCCGAAGGCAACCCGACTCAAGCGGCCCTGGGCTTCGCCAAGAAGTGCGGCGTCGAACTGAGCGAAATCGATCAGAGCGGCCCGAAGCTGCGCTACAGCCAAAGCATCGCCGGCAAGCCGACCGCAAGCCTGATGCCGACCATCGTCGAAGATTCCCTGAATGACCTGCCGATCCCCAAGCGCATGCGCTGGGGTGCTCGCAAGGAAGAATTCGTTCGTCCGACCCAATGGTTGGTGATGCTGCTCGGTGACCACGTCATCGACTGCACCATCCTCGCCCAGAAGGCCGGCCGCGATTCCCGTGGTCACCGCTTCCACCATCCGGAAAGCGTGCGCATCACCTCGCCAGCCAACTACCTGAACGATCTGCGTGCTGCTTATGTACTGGCTGACGCCAACGAGCGTCGCGAGCTGATCAGCAAGCGCACCGAAGAACTGGCGACGATGCAGGAAGGTACGGCCATCGTGCCGCCAAGCCTGCTCGACGAAGTGACCGCGCTGGTTGAATGGCCGGTGCCGCTGGTGTGCTCGTTCGAAGAACGTTTCCTCGACGTGCCACAAGAAGCGCTGATCACCACCATGCAGGACAACCAGAAGTACTTCTGCCTGCTGGATGCCGACGGCAAGTTGCTGCCGCGTTTCATTACCGTGGCCAACATCGAAAGCAAGGACCCGCAGCAGATCATCGCCGGTAACGAGAAAGTGGTGCGCCCACGCCTGACCGACGCCGAGTTCTTCTTCAAGCAAGACAAGAAGCAAAAACTCGAAGAATTCAATCTGCGCCTGCAGAACGTGGTGTTCCAGGAAAAACTCGGCAGCGTCTACGACAAGGCCGAACGCGTGTCGAAGCTGGCGGCCTACATTGCCGCCCGCATCGGTGGCAACGCTTCCTGGGCGGCGCGTGCCGGCCTGCTGTCCAAGTGTGACTTGGCGACCGAGATGGTCGGTGAGTTCCCGGAGATGCAAGGTGTCGCCGGTTACTACTACGCCCTCAACGATGGCGAGCCGGAAGATGTCGCCCTGGCGCTGAACGAGCAGTACATGCCGCGCGGTGCCGGCGCTGAACTGCCGACCACCCTGACCGGTGCGGCCGTGGCCATTGCCGACAAGCTCGACACCCTGGTGGGCATTTTCGGCATCGGCATGCTGCCAACCGGTAGCAAGGACCCGTATGCCCTGCGCCGTGCAGCGCTGGGTGTGTTGCGGATCCTGATCGACAAGAAGCTCGACCTCGACCTGAACGACGCCGTGGCGTTTGCCGTGAATGCGTTCGGCGCCAAGGTCAAGGCTGCCGGCCTCAATGACGCGGTGCTGGAGTTCATCTTCGACCGTCTGCGTGCCCGTTACGAAGACGAAGGCGTGGACGTCGCGACTTACCTGTCGGTACGTGCCCTGAAACCGGGTTCGGCCCTGGACTTCGATCAGCGCGTACAAGCGGTGGAAGCCTTCCGCAAATTGCCGGAAGCCGCTGCCCTGGCCGCCGTGAACAAGCGCGTTTCGAACTTGCTGAGCAAGGTCGAAGGCTCCGTTCCTACCGTCGTTGAAGCCAAATACTTCGACAATGCCAACGAGTTCTCGCTGTATTCGGCGATCCAGCAGGCTGACCAGGCTGTGCAACCAATGGCCGCTGCTCGTCAGTACAGCGAATCGCTGGCACGTCTGGCGGCATTGCGCGAGCCGGTGGATGCGTTCTTCGAAGCGGTGATGGTCAACGCCGAAGACGCCAAGGTGCGAGCCAACCGCTACGCGCTGCTGGCGCGTCTGCGTGGGTTGTTCCTCGGCGTCGCCGACATTTCGCTGCTGGGCTGA
- the fmt gene encoding methionyl-tRNA formyltransferase, translated as MTEPLRIVFAGTPEFAAEHLKALLGSPYEIVAVYTQPDRPAGRGQKLMPSPVKQLALEHNIQVLQPPTLRNADAQAELAALKPDLMVVVAYGLILPQVVLDIPRLGCINSHASLLPRWRGAAPIQRAVEAGDSESGVTVMRMEAGLDTGPMLLKVTTPISAEDTGGSLHDRLAEMGPPAVIQAIAGLAAGTLEGEVQDDSLATYAHKLNKDEARIDWNRPAVELERLVRAFNPWPICHSTLNGEALKVLAASLAEGQGAPGEILSASKDGLIVACGEQALCLTRVQLPGGKALNFSDLFNSRREKFAVGTVLGQTADAQ; from the coding sequence ATGACTGAGCCACTGCGCATTGTCTTTGCCGGCACCCCGGAATTCGCCGCCGAACACCTCAAGGCCCTGCTGGGCAGTCCTTACGAGATCGTTGCGGTCTACACCCAACCGGACCGTCCGGCAGGTCGTGGGCAGAAGCTGATGCCGAGCCCGGTCAAGCAGTTGGCGCTGGAGCACAACATCCAGGTGTTGCAACCGCCAACCCTGCGCAACGCCGACGCCCAGGCGGAACTCGCCGCGCTGAAGCCGGATTTGATGGTGGTGGTCGCCTATGGCCTGATCCTGCCGCAAGTGGTGCTGGATATTCCGCGCCTCGGTTGCATCAACAGCCACGCCTCCTTGCTGCCACGCTGGCGCGGTGCGGCGCCGATCCAGCGCGCCGTTGAAGCGGGTGATAGTGAAAGTGGCGTGACGGTGATGCGCATGGAAGCCGGCCTCGATACCGGGCCGATGCTGCTCAAGGTCACCACGCCGATCAGCGCCGAAGACACCGGCGGCAGCCTTCACGATCGCCTCGCAGAGATGGGCCCACCCGCCGTGATTCAGGCGATCGCCGGTCTGGCTGCGGGCACTCTGGAAGGCGAAGTGCAGGACGACAGCCTCGCCACCTATGCGCACAAATTGAACAAGGACGAAGCACGCATCGACTGGAACCGCCCGGCGGTTGAGCTGGAGCGTCTGGTTCGCGCCTTCAACCCATGGCCGATCTGCCACAGCACGCTGAACGGCGAAGCGCTGAAAGTGTTGGCCGCAAGCCTGGCCGAAGGGCAGGGCGCGCCGGGTGAAATCCTCAGCGCCAGCAAGGACGGCTTGATCGTCGCCTGCGGTGAACAGGCGCTGTGCCTGACCCGAGTGCAATTACCCGGCGGCAAAGCACTGAACTTCAGCGACTTGTTCAACAGCCGTCGAGAGAAATTCGCCGTCGGCACCGTCCTCGGTCAAACGGCAGACGCCCAATGA
- the def gene encoding peptide deformylase codes for MAILDILEFPDSRLRTIAKPVAVVDDEVRQLVDDMFETMYEAPGIGLAATQVNVHKRIVVMDLSEDRSEPRVFINPEFETLTDEMGQYQEGCLSVPGFYENVDRPQKVRIKALDRDGQPYELIAEGLLAVCIQHECDHLNGKLFVDYLSTLKRDRIKKKLEKLHRQNA; via the coding sequence ATGGCCATTTTAGACATCCTCGAATTCCCCGATTCGCGCCTGCGCACTATCGCCAAACCAGTGGCCGTAGTGGACGACGAAGTGCGTCAGTTGGTCGATGACATGTTTGAAACAATGTATGAAGCTCCAGGCATCGGCCTCGCCGCGACCCAGGTCAACGTGCACAAACGTATCGTCGTGATGGACCTCTCCGAAGACCGCAGCGAACCTCGGGTGTTCATCAACCCCGAATTCGAAACCCTGACCGACGAGATGGGCCAGTACCAGGAAGGCTGCCTCTCGGTGCCGGGCTTCTACGAAAACGTCGATCGCCCGCAAAAGGTCAGGATCAAGGCCCTGGACCGCGACGGCCAGCCTTACGAACTGATCGCCGAAGGCCTGCTCGCCGTGTGCATCCAACATGAATGCGACCACCTCAACGGCAAGTTGTTCGTCGATTACCTGTCCACGCTCAAACGCGACCGGATCAAGAAAAAACTGGAAAAGCTCCACCGCCAGAACGCTTGA
- a CDS encoding lysophospholipid acyltransferase produces MDKFKGALLVGALRLFALLPWRAVQAVGSAIGWIMWKTPNRSRDVVRINLAKCFPQMDPAERERLVGQSLKDIGKSLTESACAWIWPAQRSIELVREVEGLDVLKEALASGKGVVGITSHLGNWEVLNHFYCSQCKPIIFYRPPKLKAVDELLRKQRVQLGNRVAASTKEGILSVIKEVRKGGAVGIPADPEPAESAGIFVPFFATQALTSKFVPNMLAGGKAVGVFLHALRLPDGSGYKVILEAAPEAMYSTDTETSCAAMSQVVERYVRAYPSQYMWSMKRFKKRPPGEERWY; encoded by the coding sequence GTGGATAAGTTTAAAGGCGCCTTGCTGGTAGGCGCTCTGCGACTGTTTGCCCTGCTGCCATGGCGGGCAGTGCAGGCGGTGGGTTCGGCGATTGGCTGGATCATGTGGAAAACCCCCAACCGTTCCCGCGACGTGGTGCGGATCAACCTCGCCAAGTGCTTCCCGCAGATGGACCCGGCCGAACGTGAGCGTCTGGTGGGCCAGAGCCTGAAAGACATTGGCAAGTCTCTGACTGAAAGCGCCTGCGCGTGGATCTGGCCGGCCCAGCGTTCCATTGAATTGGTGCGCGAAGTCGAAGGCCTCGATGTTTTGAAAGAGGCTTTGGCGTCCGGCAAAGGTGTGGTTGGCATCACCAGCCACCTGGGTAACTGGGAAGTGTTGAACCACTTCTATTGCAGCCAGTGCAAACCGATCATTTTCTATCGCCCGCCGAAGTTGAAGGCGGTGGATGAATTGCTGCGCAAGCAGCGGGTGCAATTGGGTAACCGGGTGGCCGCTTCCACCAAGGAAGGCATCCTCAGCGTGATCAAGGAAGTGCGCAAGGGTGGCGCGGTGGGCATTCCGGCTGACCCGGAACCGGCCGAATCCGCCGGGATCTTCGTGCCGTTCTTCGCCACTCAGGCCCTGACCAGCAAATTCGTGCCGAACATGCTCGCCGGTGGCAAAGCGGTCGGCGTGTTCCTGCACGCCCTGCGCCTGCCGGACGGCTCGGGGTACAAGGTGATCCTCGAAGCTGCGCCGGAAGCCATGTACAGCACCGATACGGAAACGTCCTGTGCGGCCATGAGCCAGGTGGTCGAGCGCTACGTGCGGGCCTATCCGAGCCAGTACATGTGGAGCATGAAGCGCTTCAAGAAGCGTCCGCCGGGTGAAGAACGCTGGTATTGA
- a CDS encoding tetratricopeptide repeat protein, with translation MIESLEKMLAKGVDNSLLRFGLGKGYLDLGENAKAAEHFQRCVEFDPKYSAAWKLLGKAHLALADYAAARQAWEQGLEAARAHGDKQAEKEMTVFLKKLERQAH, from the coding sequence ATGATCGAATCCCTGGAAAAAATGCTCGCCAAGGGTGTGGATAACTCATTGCTGCGCTTCGGCCTGGGCAAGGGTTATCTGGATCTGGGTGAAAATGCCAAGGCCGCGGAGCATTTCCAGCGCTGCGTCGAGTTCGATCCGAAGTATTCGGCAGCCTGGAAGCTTTTGGGCAAGGCCCATCTGGCGCTGGCGGATTACGCGGCGGCGCGGCAGGCCTGGGAGCAGGGTCTGGAAGCTGCCCGCGCCCATGGCGACAAGCAGGCGGAGAAGGAGATGACGGTGTTTCTGAAAAAGCTTGAACGTCAGGCGCACTGA